One genomic window of Eptesicus fuscus isolate TK198812 chromosome 6, DD_ASM_mEF_20220401, whole genome shotgun sequence includes the following:
- the ADAMDEC1 gene encoding ADAM DEC1 has translation MSLVLFSVLWLIVQTEATAIRKIPEFEDYEVVRPKKLHILHKREIQNNHTETLGKEEKYEPELQYQIILNGEVILYLQKTKHLLGPDYTETYYSPTGEEITTSPQNMEHCYYTGHILNEKNSVASISTCNGLRGFFTHRDQRYMIKPLKSTDQEEHAVLTYNQEEPDPANHTCGVKSVGRKQGHIRTARSLNSSEEEYFLRAEKYIDLFLVLDHAFYNMYKGNLTSIRSFVFDVMNLLNVIYNTIDIQVALVGMEIWSDGDKIKVAPNSGVTFDNFLNWHRSNLGKMKTHDHAQLLSGIGFNNRRVGLAASNSLCSPSSVAVIEAKKKNNVALVGVMSHELGHALGMPDAPYKTKCPSGSCVMSQYLSSKFPKDFSPSCRSHFERYILSHKPKCLLQAPIPKNIITKPVCGNQLLEVGEECDCGSLKECTNPSCEAVTCTLKPATDADYGEETLM, from the exons ATGTCTTTGGTCCTGTTCTCTGTCCTCTGGCTCATTGTACAAACTGAAG CAACAGCCATAAGGAAAATACCTGAATTTGAAGACTATGAAGTAGTTCGTCCTAAAAAACTGCACATTTTACACAAAAGAGAGATACAAAACAACCACACAGAGACACTTGGTAAAGAG gaaaaatatgaaccTGAACTTCAGTATCAGATTATATTAAATGGAGAAGTCATTCTCTACCTACAAAAAACCAA GCATCTCCTGGGGCCAGACTACACTGAAACTTACTACTCACCCACAGGAGAGGAAATCACCACAAGCCCTCAGAACATG GAACACTGCTACTATACAGGTCACATCCTGAATGAAAAGAATTCTGTTGCCAGCATTAGTACTTGTAATGGGTTGAG GGGATTCTTCACACATCGTGATCAAAGATATATGATCAAGCCTCTGAAAAGCACAGACCAAGAAGAACATGCTGTCCTGACATATAACCAGGAGGAGCCAGACCCGGCTAACCACACCTGTGGGGTAAAAAGTGTTGGCAGAAAACAAGGCCACATCCGGACCGCTAGGTCACTCAATAGTTCAGAG GAAGAATACTTTCTTCGGGCTGAGAAATACATTGATCTCTTTTTGGTGCTGGATCATGCCTTT TATAACATGTATAAGGGAAATCTAACTTCCATAAGAAGCTTTGTGTTTGATGTGATGAACCTACTCAATGTG ATTTATAACACCATAGATATTCAAGTGGCCTTGGTAGGTATGGAAATCTGGTCTGATGGTGATAAGATAAAGGTGGCACCTAACTCAGGCGTCACCTTTGACAACTTTCTGAATTGGCATCGTTCTAACTTGGGGAAAATGAAGACCCATGACCATGCTCAGCTACTCAG TGGAATTGGCTTCAACAATCGACGTGTAGGGCTGGCAGCCTCGAATTCCTTGTGTTCCCCAAGTTCGGTTGCTGTTATTGAG GCTAAGAAAAAGAATAACGTGGCTCTTGTCGGAGTGATGTCACATGAGTTGGGTCATGCCCTTGGTATGCCTGATGCTCCATATAAGACTAAGTGTCCATCTGGGAGTTGTGTGATGAGTCAATATCTAAG TTCAAAATTCCCAAAGGATTTCAGTCCATCCTGCCGCTCACATTTTGAAAGATACATTTTATCTCATAAACCAAAGTGCCTGCTGCAAGCACCAATtcctaaaaatataataacaaaacCAGTGTGTGGGAACCAGCTTCTGGAAGTAGGGGAAGAATGCGATTGTGGCTCTCTTAAG